From the Halalkalicoccus sp. CGA53 genome, one window contains:
- a CDS encoding F0F1 ATP synthase subunit C, translating to MTTELLMVAAEMATVLQNEAIDAETAEALSTGYGAAAAAIAVGLAALGAGYAERGIGAAAVGAIAEDRDMFVPGIVLTVLPETLVIFAIVVIFLVT from the coding sequence ATGACAACAGAACTACTGATGGTCGCGGCGGAGATGGCGACGGTACTGCAAAACGAAGCGATCGACGCGGAGACCGCGGAGGCGCTCTCGACCGGCTACGGCGCGGCGGCGGCGGCGATCGCCGTCGGTCTCGCGGCGCTGGGTGCGGGCTACGCGGAGCGAGGGATCGGCGCCGCGGCGGTCGGCGCGATCGCCGAGGACCGGGACATGTTCGTCCCCGGGATCGTCCTGACGGTGCTCCCGGAGACGCTCGTCATCTTCGCGATCGTCGTGATCTTCCTGGTCACGTAG
- a CDS encoding V-type ATP synthase subunit E, with protein sequence MSLDTVVEDIQEEARARAEEIRSEAEAEAAEIIAEAEADAEEIEERRAREVEREIEQQREQRLSSAKLEAKQERLAARRDVLADVYGEVEDEIAGLSGERRELLTRELLDSALEEYDVDDTVRVYGRTDDETLIESLVDETAHDATYAGERECLGGVVVESDGSRVRVNNTFDSVLDDVWEDVLREASETLFEER encoded by the coding sequence ATGAGCCTGGACACGGTCGTTGAAGACATTCAAGAGGAAGCTCGCGCGCGTGCGGAGGAGATCCGCTCGGAGGCCGAGGCCGAAGCCGCGGAGATAATCGCCGAGGCCGAAGCCGACGCCGAGGAGATCGAGGAGCGTCGGGCGCGCGAGGTCGAACGCGAGATCGAACAGCAGCGCGAACAGCGACTCTCGAGCGCGAAGCTCGAGGCGAAACAGGAGCGACTCGCCGCACGACGCGACGTGCTCGCGGACGTCTACGGCGAGGTCGAAGACGAGATCGCGGGCCTCTCGGGCGAGCGCCGGGAGCTGCTGACCCGGGAGCTACTCGACTCCGCACTCGAGGAGTACGACGTCGACGACACGGTCCGCGTCTACGGCCGGACGGACGACGAGACGCTGATCGAGTCGCTGGTCGACGAGACCGCTCACGACGCGACGTACGCGGGCGAGCGCGAGTGTCTCGGAGGCGTGGTCGTCGAGAGCGACGGCTCGCGTGTCCGGGTGAACAACACGTTCGACTCGGTGCTCGACGACGTGTGGGAAGACGTCTTACGTGAGGCGAGCGAAACCCTCTTCGAGGAACGATGA
- a CDS encoding V-type ATP synthase subunit I — protein MLRPEQMSKVSVVGSTAVMERVIETVHDLRLVHLADYDDSWEDFSPGTPIEGSESLSEQLVTVRSIESILDVEEEDAGPSRVIDEGDLDDEIERTRTRVNELDDRRADLREELRRVEDRISSVRPFARLGIDLDLLSGYDSIDTGVYRARPAEVEAALAESEEVEEFETFSEGDVVAVFATPGREGVIADALVGVEVSALSVPEAETSPGAYVEELEHRRHQLDSKLTGVENELEEVKLDVAGFLLAVEEQLTIDVQKKEVPLSFATTERSFVAEGWVPTERYPELEVALTDAVGDRVVVEELERMDYDGHAESVAAPEGGTIGEPTGTPAATDGGKRKREARPDGGEETTMHDEKPPVVLDNPGTAKPFELLVNLVGKPKYTELDPTLLVFLTYPLAFGFMIGDIGYGLLYVAMGAFLLRYDSEAMQALGWIAVWAGAFTTLFGYLYDDVFGVHMADVGLGFLPLAGVLTKGLQTTEWALLWIVVSMLFGIVHLNIGLIMGFINEMGHGAKAAVLERGSWILLMNGLFAWIFSLHLVGEKPEFLVGTESVLYEFLGFAGLPEVVGLVGLAAAAVGFVMVGVGEGAAGLAETPAWAFGHVLSYLRMVAVLLAKGGMAFAVNVLVFGSYPDNGYVYFGLPGTGVADPANADFPGLVWIGVESGSILVLAVAVVAAIAVFVLGHILVLLLGITAAGIQMIRLEYVEFFQKFYEGGGEEYEPFGYERTHTTE, from the coding sequence ATGCTCAGACCTGAGCAGATGAGCAAGGTCTCGGTCGTCGGCTCCACCGCCGTGATGGAGCGGGTGATCGAGACCGTCCACGACCTCCGACTCGTCCACCTCGCGGACTACGACGACTCCTGGGAGGACTTCTCCCCGGGCACGCCGATCGAGGGCTCGGAGTCGCTCTCGGAGCAACTCGTCACGGTCCGCTCGATCGAGAGCATCCTCGACGTCGAGGAGGAGGACGCCGGGCCCAGCCGCGTGATCGACGAGGGCGACCTCGACGACGAGATCGAGCGAACCCGCACGCGCGTGAACGAACTCGACGACCGCCGGGCCGATCTCAGAGAGGAGCTCCGTCGGGTCGAGGACCGAATCTCCTCGGTCCGTCCGTTCGCCCGCCTCGGGATCGACCTCGACCTGCTGTCGGGCTACGACTCGATCGACACCGGCGTCTACCGCGCACGACCGGCCGAGGTCGAGGCGGCGCTCGCCGAGAGCGAGGAAGTAGAGGAGTTCGAGACGTTCTCCGAGGGCGACGTCGTCGCGGTCTTCGCCACCCCCGGCCGGGAGGGTGTGATCGCCGACGCGCTGGTCGGCGTCGAGGTCTCGGCGCTCTCGGTACCGGAGGCGGAGACGAGCCCTGGCGCGTACGTCGAGGAGCTCGAACACCGCCGCCACCAGCTCGACTCGAAGCTCACGGGCGTCGAGAACGAACTGGAGGAGGTGAAACTCGACGTCGCGGGCTTCCTCCTCGCGGTCGAGGAGCAGCTGACGATCGACGTCCAGAAGAAGGAGGTACCACTGTCGTTCGCGACGACCGAGCGGTCGTTCGTCGCCGAGGGCTGGGTGCCGACCGAGCGCTACCCCGAGCTGGAAGTGGCGCTCACCGACGCGGTGGGCGACCGCGTGGTGGTCGAGGAGCTCGAACGGATGGACTACGACGGCCACGCAGAGAGCGTCGCGGCGCCCGAGGGGGGAACGATCGGCGAGCCGACGGGGACGCCGGCCGCGACCGACGGCGGGAAGCGGAAGAGAGAGGCGCGACCGGACGGCGGCGAGGAGACGACGATGCACGACGAGAAGCCGCCGGTCGTCCTCGACAACCCCGGCACCGCGAAACCGTTCGAACTGCTGGTGAACCTGGTCGGCAAGCCGAAGTACACCGAGCTCGACCCGACGCTGCTGGTCTTTCTGACCTACCCGCTCGCGTTCGGCTTCATGATCGGCGACATCGGCTACGGCCTGCTCTACGTCGCGATGGGAGCGTTCCTCCTTCGCTACGACTCCGAGGCCATGCAGGCGCTCGGCTGGATCGCGGTCTGGGCCGGCGCGTTCACGACGCTGTTCGGCTACCTCTACGACGACGTCTTCGGCGTCCACATGGCCGACGTGGGCCTCGGGTTCCTGCCGCTCGCGGGCGTGCTGACGAAGGGGCTCCAGACGACCGAGTGGGCGCTGCTCTGGATCGTTGTGAGCATGCTCTTCGGGATCGTCCACCTCAACATCGGCCTGATCATGGGCTTCATCAACGAGATGGGCCACGGCGCGAAGGCCGCGGTCCTCGAACGGGGGTCGTGGATCCTGCTGATGAACGGGCTGTTCGCCTGGATCTTCAGCCTGCACCTCGTCGGGGAGAAGCCGGAGTTCCTCGTCGGGACCGAGAGCGTGCTCTACGAGTTCCTCGGCTTCGCCGGCCTCCCGGAGGTCGTCGGCCTCGTCGGGCTCGCCGCGGCCGCGGTCGGCTTCGTGATGGTCGGGGTCGGCGAGGGTGCCGCAGGGCTCGCCGAGACCCCTGCCTGGGCGTTCGGGCACGTGCTCTCGTACCTGCGAATGGTCGCGGTCCTGCTCGCGAAGGGGGGGATGGCGTTCGCGGTGAACGTCCTCGTCTTCGGGAGCTACCCCGACAACGGCTACGTCTACTTCGGCCTGCCCGGCACGGGCGTCGCCGACCCGGCGAACGCCGACTTCCCCGGACTGGTCTGGATCGGCGTCGAGTCGGGGTCGATCCTCGTGCTCGCGGTCGCCGTCGTCGCCGCGATCGCCGTGTTCGTCCTCGGACACATCCTGGTCTTGCTGCTCGGCATCACGGCGGCCGGGATCCAGATGATCCGCCTGGAGTACGTCGAGTTCTTCCAGAAGTTCTACGAGGGCGGCGGCGAGGAGTACGAACCGTTCGGCTACGAGCGGACACACACCACCGAGTGA
- a CDS encoding ATP synthase subunit B, which translates to MKEYQTITEISGPLVFVETDEPIGYDEIVEIETPNGDVKRGQVLESQTDLVAIQVFEGTSGIDTNASVRFLGETMKMPVTEELLGRVMDGSGNPIDGGPDIVPDSREDIVGAAINPYSREYPEEFIQTGVSAIDGMNTLVRGQKLPIFSGSGLPHNELALQIARQATVPEEDEGGEGSEFAVVFAAMGITAEEANEFIDDFERTGALERSVVFMNLADDPAVERTVTPRLALTTAEYLAFEEDYHVLVILTDITNYCEALREIGAAREEVPGRRGYPGYMYTDLATLYERAGRIEGRDGSVTQIPILSMPGDDDTHPIPDLTGYITEGQIYIDRALNSQGIEPPINVSPSLSRLMDDGIGEGLTRADHSDVANQMFAAYAEGKDLRDLVNIVGREALSERDNLFLDFADRFETEFVQQGYETNRSIEETLDIGWTLLSMLPKEELNRIDEEFIAEHYVEDGQAEAEEVAAD; encoded by the coding sequence ATGAAGGAGTACCAGACGATAACGGAGATCAGCGGACCGCTGGTGTTCGTCGAGACGGACGAGCCGATCGGCTACGACGAGATCGTCGAGATCGAGACGCCGAACGGCGACGTGAAGCGGGGACAGGTGCTCGAGTCCCAGACCGACCTCGTCGCGATCCAGGTGTTCGAGGGGACCTCCGGGATCGACACGAACGCCTCGGTCCGCTTCCTCGGCGAGACGATGAAGATGCCCGTCACCGAGGAGCTGCTGGGGCGGGTGATGGACGGGTCGGGCAACCCGATCGACGGCGGGCCCGACATCGTCCCCGACTCGCGCGAGGACATCGTCGGCGCGGCGATCAACCCCTACTCCCGGGAGTACCCCGAGGAGTTCATCCAGACCGGCGTCTCTGCCATCGACGGGATGAACACGCTGGTTCGCGGTCAGAAGCTCCCGATCTTCTCGGGATCGGGTCTGCCGCACAACGAACTGGCGCTACAGATCGCACGGCAGGCGACCGTCCCAGAGGAGGACGAAGGCGGCGAGGGCTCGGAGTTCGCGGTGGTGTTCGCCGCGATGGGCATCACCGCCGAGGAGGCCAACGAGTTCATCGACGACTTCGAGCGCACCGGCGCCCTGGAGCGGTCGGTCGTCTTCATGAACCTCGCGGACGACCCCGCGGTCGAGCGGACGGTCACCCCGCGGCTCGCGCTCACGACCGCCGAGTACCTCGCGTTCGAGGAGGACTACCACGTGCTGGTGATCCTCACCGACATCACGAACTACTGCGAGGCGCTGCGAGAGATCGGTGCCGCCCGTGAGGAGGTGCCGGGACGGCGTGGCTATCCGGGCTACATGTACACCGACCTGGCGACGCTCTACGAGCGTGCGGGCCGGATCGAGGGTCGCGATGGGTCGGTCACCCAGATCCCGATCCTCTCGATGCCGGGCGACGACGACACGCACCCGATCCCCGACCTGACGGGGTACATCACCGAGGGCCAGATCTACATCGACCGCGCGCTCAACAGCCAGGGGATCGAGCCGCCGATCAACGTCTCGCCGAGCCTCTCGCGGCTGATGGACGACGGGATCGGCGAGGGGCTCACCCGTGCGGACCACAGCGACGTCGCGAACCAGATGTTCGCCGCCTACGCGGAGGGGAAGGACCTCCGTGACCTCGTGAACATCGTCGGTCGCGAGGCGCTCAGCGAGCGGGACAACCTCTTTCTCGACTTCGCCGACCGCTTCGAGACCGAGTTCGTCCAGCAGGGCTACGAGACCAACCGCTCGATCGAGGAGACGCTCGACATCGGCTGGACGCTGCTCTCGATGCTGCCGAAGGAGGAGCTCAACCGGATCGACGAGGAGTTCATCGCAGAGCACTACGTCGAAGACGGGCAGGCAGAGGCCGAAGAGGTCGCCGCGGACTGA
- the ahaH gene encoding ATP synthase archaeal subunit H codes for MPRPEVLERIKTAESEADEAVAEAEREREERLAEARERAEEIREQAEQRANERADERLDEAREEIDAEREAILAEGEREREALEARAEGNVEEVVAFVVARFEEEVHAQT; via the coding sequence ATGCCGAGGCCAGAGGTGTTAGAACGGATCAAAACCGCCGAGAGCGAGGCCGACGAGGCGGTGGCCGAGGCCGAACGCGAGCGCGAGGAGCGGCTCGCGGAGGCCCGAGAGCGAGCGGAGGAGATCCGCGAGCAGGCCGAACAGCGCGCCAACGAACGGGCCGACGAGCGACTCGACGAGGCCCGCGAGGAGATCGACGCCGAACGGGAGGCGATCCTCGCCGAGGGCGAGCGCGAGCGAGAGGCCCTCGAGGCCCGGGCGGAGGGGAACGTCGAGGAGGTCGTCGCGTTCGTCGTCGCCCGGTTCGAGGAGGAGGTACATGCTCAGACCTGA
- a CDS encoding ATP synthase subunit A, translating into MSQTTQPEFDVEERGVIESVSGPVVTARDVNARMNDVVYVGEEGLMGEVIEIEGNLSTIQVYEETSGVGPGEPVENTGEPLSVDLGPGMLYSIYDGTQRPLDVLETKMGTPFLDRGVDAPGIDLEKTWEFSPTVEVGDEVSPGDVIGEVPETESITHRVMVPPDYEGGAIASIESGNFTVMETVAELDSDEEITMHQEWPVREPRPAREKESPQIPLVSGQRILDGLFPIAKGGTAAIPGPFGSGKTVTQHQLAKWADADIVVYVGCGERGNEMTEVIEDFPELEDPKTGKPLMARTCLIANTSNMPVAARESCIYTGITIAEYFRDMGYDVALMADSTSRWAEAMREISSRLEEMPGEEGYPAYLSARLAQFYERAGKFQLINGEEGSISVIGAVSPPGGDFSEPVTQNTLRIVKTFWALDADLSERRHFPSINWNESYSLYRQQLDPWYRENVAEDYPEVRQWAVDTLDEEAELQEIVQLVGKDALPEDQQLTLEVARYLREAWLQQNAFHDVDTFCEPEKTYRMLEAIRTFNDEAFAALEAGVPPTEIQEIDAAPRLNRMGTAEEWHEFIDELESDLKEQLRGLY; encoded by the coding sequence ATGAGCCAGACAACACAGCCAGAGTTCGACGTCGAAGAGAGGGGCGTCATCGAGAGCGTCAGCGGGCCGGTCGTCACCGCCCGCGACGTGAACGCCCGGATGAACGACGTCGTCTACGTCGGTGAGGAGGGCCTGATGGGCGAGGTCATCGAGATCGAGGGGAACCTCTCCACGATCCAGGTGTACGAGGAGACCTCGGGCGTCGGCCCCGGTGAGCCCGTCGAGAACACGGGCGAGCCACTGAGCGTGGACCTCGGGCCGGGCATGCTGTACTCCATCTACGATGGGACCCAGCGCCCGCTCGACGTCCTCGAGACGAAGATGGGAACGCCGTTTCTCGACCGCGGGGTCGACGCACCCGGGATCGACCTGGAGAAGACCTGGGAGTTCTCTCCCACCGTCGAGGTCGGCGACGAGGTCTCCCCCGGCGACGTGATCGGCGAGGTGCCCGAGACCGAGAGCATCACCCATCGCGTGATGGTGCCCCCGGACTACGAGGGCGGCGCGATCGCGTCGATCGAGTCGGGCAACTTCACCGTCATGGAGACGGTCGCGGAACTCGACTCCGACGAGGAGATCACGATGCACCAGGAGTGGCCGGTGCGCGAACCCCGACCCGCGAGGGAGAAAGAGAGCCCACAGATCCCGCTCGTCAGCGGGCAGCGGATCCTCGACGGGCTGTTCCCGATCGCCAAAGGTGGAACGGCCGCGATACCGGGGCCGTTCGGCTCCGGGAAGACAGTCACCCAGCACCAGCTCGCGAAGTGGGCCGACGCTGACATCGTCGTCTACGTCGGCTGCGGCGAGCGGGGCAACGAGATGACCGAGGTGATCGAGGACTTCCCCGAGCTGGAGGACCCGAAGACGGGCAAGCCGCTGATGGCCCGGACCTGCCTCATCGCGAACACCTCGAACATGCCCGTCGCGGCCCGCGAATCCTGTATCTACACGGGGATCACGATCGCGGAGTACTTCCGGGACATGGGCTACGACGTCGCGCTGATGGCCGACTCCACCTCGCGGTGGGCGGAGGCGATGCGCGAGATCAGCTCGCGACTCGAGGAGATGCCCGGCGAGGAGGGCTATCCCGCCTACCTCTCCGCGCGGCTCGCACAGTTCTACGAGCGGGCGGGGAAGTTCCAGCTGATCAACGGCGAGGAGGGCTCTATCTCGGTGATCGGCGCCGTCTCGCCGCCCGGCGGTGACTTCTCGGAGCCGGTGACCCAGAACACGCTTCGGATCGTGAAGACGTTCTGGGCGCTCGACGCCGATCTCTCGGAGCGGAGACACTTCCCGTCGATCAACTGGAACGAGTCGTACTCGCTCTATCGCCAGCAGCTCGACCCCTGGTACCGGGAGAACGTCGCGGAGGATTACCCGGAGGTCCGCCAGTGGGCGGTCGACACGCTCGACGAGGAGGCCGAACTCCAGGAGATCGTTCAGCTGGTCGGGAAGGACGCCCTCCCCGAGGACCAGCAGCTCACCCTCGAGGTCGCCCGCTACCTGCGCGAGGCGTGGCTCCAGCAGAACGCGTTCCACGACGTAGACACGTTCTGCGAGCCCGAGAAGACCTACCGGATGCTCGAGGCGATCAGGACGTTCAACGACGAGGCGTTCGCCGCGCTGGAGGCGGGGGTCCCGCCGACGGAGATCCAGGAGATCGACGCCGCCCCGCGGCTCAACCGCATGGGGACCGCAGAGGAGTGGCACGAGTTCATCGACGAGCTCGAATCGGATCTGAAAGAGCAGCTCAGGGGGCTCTACTGA
- a CDS encoding V-type ATP synthase subunit F, with product MSAGGREIAVVGNPEFTTGFRLAGVNNFENVPDGEKDDSLDAAVERVLENERVGIAIMHEEDLSHLSRGVRQSVETSVEPTFVTLGGGAGSGGLREQIKRAIGIDLMDE from the coding sequence ATGAGCGCCGGCGGACGGGAGATCGCGGTGGTCGGCAACCCCGAATTCACGACGGGCTTCCGGCTCGCCGGGGTGAACAACTTCGAGAACGTCCCCGACGGCGAGAAGGACGACTCGCTCGACGCGGCGGTCGAACGGGTGCTCGAGAACGAGCGCGTCGGGATCGCGATCATGCACGAGGAGGACCTGTCGCACCTCTCGCGCGGGGTGCGACAGAGCGTGGAGACGAGCGTCGAACCGACGTTCGTCACGCTCGGCGGCGGCGCGGGCAGCGGCGGGCTGCGCGAGCAGATCAAACGCGCGATCGGAATCGACCTGATGGACGAGTAA
- a CDS encoding V-type ATP synthase subunit C has product MSPSPTVGGALGGSNPEYVNARVRARRASLFDEEEYRKLVRMGPSAIARYMEETEYEREINELGTRYSGVDLIEYALHKNMARHFHEILDWSEGRLYELLAAYLRKYDEWNVKTIIRGIYSEIPAEEIETDLIRAGEFDDAFLERLASAETIEDVVELLDGTIFGPATEEAYEEYERSGALVPLENAIDRTFYESLLADVPSPRPEPDTPVGQYVEVLEAEIDFRNVINALRLARSGASVDPSEYFIEGGTLFTATELSQLVTDQDALVERISASTYGRRLEGPLSDLAEADSLIGFEHALDAALLQYSDRLSYLYPTSVASVLSYILAKEREVENVRAIARAKEVDMPEEEIERELVIT; this is encoded by the coding sequence ATGAGCCCGAGCCCGACGGTCGGCGGTGCCCTCGGCGGCTCGAACCCCGAGTACGTCAACGCGCGGGTGCGGGCACGGCGGGCGTCGCTGTTCGACGAGGAGGAGTACCGAAAACTCGTCCGGATGGGTCCGAGCGCGATCGCCCGGTATATGGAGGAGACCGAGTACGAACGCGAGATCAACGAACTCGGCACCCGCTACTCGGGCGTCGACCTGATCGAGTACGCGCTGCACAAGAACATGGCGCGGCACTTCCACGAGATCCTCGACTGGTCGGAGGGCCGGCTCTACGAGCTGCTCGCGGCGTACCTCAGAAAGTACGACGAGTGGAACGTGAAGACGATCATCCGGGGGATCTACTCGGAGATACCCGCCGAGGAGATCGAGACGGACCTGATCCGCGCCGGCGAGTTCGACGACGCGTTCCTGGAGCGACTCGCGAGCGCGGAGACGATCGAGGACGTCGTCGAGCTGCTCGACGGCACCATCTTCGGGCCCGCGACCGAGGAGGCCTACGAGGAGTACGAGCGGAGCGGCGCGCTCGTGCCGCTCGAGAACGCGATCGACCGCACGTTCTACGAGTCGCTGCTCGCCGACGTCCCCTCGCCGCGACCCGAGCCCGACACCCCGGTCGGCCAGTACGTCGAGGTGCTCGAGGCCGAGATCGACTTCCGGAACGTGATCAACGCGCTCAGACTCGCACGGAGCGGGGCGAGCGTCGACCCCTCGGAGTACTTCATCGAGGGCGGCACCCTGTTCACCGCAACGGAGCTCTCACAGCTCGTGACGGACCAGGACGCGCTCGTCGAGCGGATCTCGGCGAGTACGTACGGCAGACGGCTCGAAGGCCCGCTCTCCGACCTGGCGGAGGCCGACAGCCTGATCGGGTTCGAACACGCCCTCGACGCGGCGCTGTTGCAGTACTCCGATCGGCTGTCGTACCTCTACCCGACGTCGGTCGCCTCGGTGCTCTCGTACATCCTCGCGAAGGAGCGAGAGGTCGAGAACGTCCGGGCGATCGCCCGGGCGAAGGAGGTCGACATGCCCGAAGAGGAGATCGAACGGGAGCTGGTGATCACATGA